atttccaaataATATAATCAGTGACTCTCCTGTGTTTCTTCGATTTATGTTAATATCTCGTTGTTTTGCAGGAGATTTGCAGCGTCTGGGGCAATGACAGCGGAGGAGCAAGAGCAGCGTTCTCTCTACACCAATGTTCTGGAATATGAGCAGGACCATGTAAGTTACACAGTAAAGCTTCAAAAGTGTGAAATGTTTGATTCTATAAGATGTTAAAACGACTCGACATAAATCTGTTTTGATCAAACAGTATGTGAGATTGTAAATGTGGTAATTAAGACATGTGTACGTTTGTTTTTAGGATTGGCCCAAACTGTGGAAAGCCAACATGAAGGGGAatcctgatgatgtcacattaGTGTCACGTTTAGTCTCTTACCTGCTCAGGTGAGTCGCTGCAACGTTTCAACCCTCAGCAGTCCTGGACTACTATGacccttttaaaataaaaggctTTTATGTCACATAAGATTTTACCATGACACTCGTAGGAAACACAAACTATCACTatgtctgtccacacacacacacacacacacacacacacacacacacactctgtcaatACGTGATGACTCAGAGGCGTTTCCTTCCTGTTATCTGCGGAGACGACTCCAGTTAGAATTGTACCTGACACACTGAGGAGACGATAACATGGGTAAAGTGGATTCTCACTGAAGTTCACTCTTTTCTGATGTTTGTCTAACACACGTGTACATAGATGTCAACCCCTGCTGCCTGGCTGCAGTTCACAAACcttacctcctccatgttagcatatgggaccaaacttaaaagtcaaagtacacgaaaaatattttttttttttacaaaaatcatttttatcaCACTGTTGTTTCACTTGTTTGTCCTCAGCCGCTCCGACCATCCTGTGGTGAAGCTGCTGAGGAAACATCAGTACCGTGTTTACAACAGGCTCTACCCCATAGTCAGCAAAGGCTGCGTCCAGAGTCCTGCGCTGCTGCTCAGACCTTCTCACAGCCCTCAGCATCCAGGTAGAGCCACATCCTGCTGCTCGTTATCCTGATGTCATTACCTCTAATGTATTAATGAGATTTTCTTATGGGTCATACAGAAACCCAGAGGAGGACAGTCAGCACTGCGAGCGGTAGCGTGGGCAACCAGAGCTTCAGCACCGGTTTGTCGTCCTCGCTGTCTCGTGACTTCCACGCTGACTCTGACGAGGAAGGGGAGGAGCCTCACCCACAGGCGATGGTGGACCGGGAGAACTCGTTTGAAGATCTCGAGCAGTTCCTGACTCAGCTGGACTGGGCTCCGCCCAACGACAGCGCGGTCGACGCCGGCTCTGATTCAGAGCTGACGTGTGACACCTCGACTCTGAGCGAGGGCCACGTTCAGGAGCAGGAGATGAGAGCGATGAAGGAGCATCTGAAGGCCACTGTTAAAGACATTCATATCGCTATAGGTGAGCGGACAGGAGGACAGTGTCTCACCATGTTGGTGAATTTTACATTGCATTTCTTTAAAGtggtatttttatatatttcagatCAGCTCTTGTCGCTGTGTCTGCTGTCGTTTGAGTGTCTGAACACCGCCAGCTCTAAAGACCTGTGCCTCGCCAGTATAGAGGAAGCCTTCTTCACTCCCCTGTGGAGCGCCCTGGTGACTCTATTCAGGTAGTGCAGCTTCAATCCTTCAATCTCTAAACATGTCTACGTACTATTGCTTTTACAGATGAAtctaaaataaacagttttaaaatgcagaGAACATTATTTAATGGGTTCAGACATGCAAGGCCTCCACACTCCTGTTTCCAGTCAGTAGAGTCAATGTCTCTGATTGTCCAGCGTGTGGCAGTGTCACTCTGAGTTAACGTCCCTCTGCGCCTGTTCTCAGTCTTCATGTGATCAATGACTTCTTCTGCACGTTCGTGTTCTCACATCATGAGAAATATTTGTGGACATGTGTCATgttattttcttgtattttatACGTGAATGCTGACGTCAGGAACTATGAGATGATTTGTTTTCTAGTTTTAAGCCTTTTTGGAACAAATGACTCAAGTTCAGCCACGAAACAAAGAACTATATTTATTTCCtccaacatgttttcttcttttgtttgttggcaGAATGATGTAAAACTTCAAACTTCAGATTCCCACAACATCTTTGTtaatttctcaaagaataattcatggatctactTGGATTTATTTCCAAGTAGACATTTCTTTAGACGGATTGTACTTTATGAacgtatgaatgggtgaatgacaaACTACTGccaagtgctttgagtggtcttcgaGATTACAGTTTTTTCCTGTATTTGATATTTGATCATGTCCTGTCATCCAGCTCACTGCTGAATCTTTGTCTGAGGAGACGAGCACGTCTCTTTGACACGTGGCTCCATTCTGGAGACGATAAAATGtctcttgttgtgtttgtttcttcctcagAAAGGTCAacatggagagagagcaggCCTTTGAGACGAGTATGAAACTGTACCAGGATGCATCACCTGGAGACATCGGCGTTCCCATAAAATTATTCCCCCAAGAACCCGATACACTGCAAGGTTCCTACCCCTACGAGTCTGCTGTCCAGGAGCTCAAGCTTCTGATTAACGACTGCTGCCCACAGAAGAAGCTGGAATGTATCGGTGAGTTCGACTCCGGTGTTTTTGTGCTTCATGACACAAATGCTAACTTTCATTGACGTGAAGCATTAATTTTAGTctttaaaaaatccttttattttattattcatctgAAATCTTGAAGTTCAACTAACTTGGGAATTCATCAGATCTTTCCTGATGAAGCCTGAATCTTTAATTTAATCACAGAAAGTCCAACAATCCAGATTTTGCCTCGGTGTCCAGAGATGGTTCATAtgtagttgtgttttttattatttttctatattcCTTAgttacagagtgtgtgtgtgtctgtgtgtgtgtgtttgtgaaagatCAGGGGCTCAGCTTGTAAATATTCCTCTTTGTGTTGTTGCAGTTCGAACACTTCGTGTGATCTGTGCCTGTGCTGAGGATTACAGGTGTTTTCATGAGGGGGACTCTTCACCCAGAACTGCAGCCATGTAagtgtgaggaagaagagagtgCTCGTTAATGTTGACCGCTCTACTGCCGACAGACTGCTGTGCCACGGTGGCTTGGTTGTTACCAATACATGGAGTAGAGGGGCAGTAGAGGGGCAGTAGAGGGTGGTAGAGGGGTAGTAGAGGGGCGGTAGAGGGGTAATAGAGGGAAGTAGAGGGGTAGTAGAGGGACGGTAGAGTGGTAATAGAGGGATGGTAGAGGGGTAGTAGAGGGGCGGTAGAGGGGTAATAGAGGGAAGTAGAGGGGTAGTAGAGGGACGGTAGAGCGGTAGTAGAGGGACGGTAGAGAGGTAATAGAGGGAAGTAGAGGGGTAGTAGAGGGGTGGTAGAGGGGTAATAGAGGGATGGTAGAGGGGTGGTAGAGGGGTAGTAGAGGGGCGGTAGAGGGGTAGTAGAGGGACGGTAGAGCAGTAGTAGAGGGGCGGTAGAGGGGTAATAGAGGGAAGTAGAGGGGTAGTAGAGGGACGGTAGAGGGGTAATAGAGGGGCGGTAGAGGGGTAATAGAGGGAAGTAGAGGGGTAGTAGAGGGACGGTAGAGCGGTAGTAGAGGGGCGGTAGAGGGGTAATAGAAACAGTAGAGGGGTAGTAGAGGAGCGGTAGAGCGGTAGTAGAGGGGCGGTAGAGGGGTGGTAGAGGGGTAGTAGAGGGACGGTAGAGGGGTAGTAGAGGGGCGGTAGAGGATAATAGAGGGAAGAAGAGGGGTAGTAGAGGGGTGGTAGAGGGGTAGTAGAGGGACGGTAGAGGGGTAATAGAGGTAAGTAGATTGGTAGTAGAGGGACGGTAGAGCGGTAGTAGAGGGGCGGTAGAGGGACGGTAGAGGGGTAATAGAGGGTAGTAGAGGGGCGGTAGAGGGTAATAGAGGATTGGTAGAGGGGTAGCAGAGGGGCAGTAGAGGGAAGTAGAGGAGTAGTAGAGGAAAGGTAGAGCGGTAATAGAGAAACAGTAGAGGGGCGGTAGAGCGGTAGTAGAGGGGCAGTAGAGGGGTAGTAGAGGGGTAATAGAGGGATGGTAGAGGGGTAATAGAGGGATGGTAGAGGGGTAgtagaggagcaggagagggacGATAGAGGGGTAGTATAGGGACGGTAGAGGGGTAATAGAGGGATGGTAGAGGGGTAGTAGAGGGGTAATAGAGGGGTAGTGGAGGGGTGGTAGAGGGATGGTAGAGGGGTAGTAGAGGGACGGTAGAGGGATGGTAGAGGGGTAGTAGAGGGGTAATAGAGGGAAGTAGAGGGACGGTAGAGCGGTAGTAGAGGGACGGTAGAGGGGTAATAGAGGGAAGTAGAGAGGTAGTAGAGGGCGGTAGAGGGGCAGTAGAGGGGCGGTAGAGGGGTAGTAGCGGGACGGAAGAGGGGTAATAGAGGGACTGTAGAGCGGTAGTAGAGGGACGGTAGAGGGTAATAGAGGGACGGTAGAGGGGTTATAGAGAAACGGTAGCGCGGTAGTAGAGGGGTGGTAGAGGGACGGTAGAGGGGTAATAGAGAAACGGTGGAGGGGTAGTAGAGAGGCGGTAGAGAGGTAGTACAGGGGCGGTAGAGGGACAGTAGAGGGGTAgtagaggagcaggagaggggcGGTAGAGGGGCAGTAGAGGGATGGAAAAGGGGTAATAGAGGGACGGTAGAGCGGTAGTAGAGGGATGGTAGAGGGGTAATAGAGGGAAGTAGAGGGGTAATAGAGGGATGGTAGAGGGGTAGTGGAGGGGTGGTAGAGGGGTAATAGAGGGAAGTAGAGGGGTAGTAGAGGGGCGGTAGAGCGGTAGTAGAGGGGCGGTAGAGGGGTAATAGAGGGAAGTAGAGGGGTGGTAGAGGGGTAATAGAGGGATGGTAGAGGGTAATAGAGGGATGgtagaggagcaggagagggaagGTAGAGGGGTAGTAGAGGGACGGTAGAGGGATGGTAGAGGGGTAGTAGAGGGGTAATAGAGGGGTAGTAGAGGGGTAATAGAGGGAAGTAGAGGGGTAGTAGAGGGACGGTAGAGTGGTAGTAGAGGGACGGTAGAGGGGTAATAGAGGGAAGTAGAGGGGTAGTAGAGGGGCGGTAGAGGGGCAGTAGAGGGTGGAAGTAGAGGGGCGGTAGAGGGGTAGTAGCGGGACGGAAGAGGGGTAATAGAGGGACTGTAGAGCGGTAGTAGAGGGACGGTAGAGGGTAATAGAGGGACGGTAGAGGGGTTATAGAGAAATGGTAGCGCGGTAGTAGAGGGGTGGTAGAGGGACGGTAGAGGGGTAATAGAGAAACGGTGGAGGGGTAGTAGAGGGGCGGTAGAGAGGTAGTACAGGGGCGGTAGAGGGACAGTAGAGGGGTAgtagaggagcaggagaggggcGGTAGAGGGGCAGTAGAGGGATGGAAAAGGGGTAATAGAGGGACGGTAGAGCGGTAGTAGAGGGACGGTAGAGGGGTAATAGAGGGAAGTAGAGGGGTAGTAGAGGGACGGTAGAGCGGTAGTAGAGGGATGGTAGAGGGGTAATAGAGGGAAGTAGAGGGGCAGTAGAGGGGCGGTAGAGGGGTAATAGAGGGGCAGTAGAGGGGTAATAGAGGGAAGTAGAGGGGTAATAGAGGGGTAGTAGAGGGGCGGTAGAGGGTTAATAGAGGGAAGTAGAGGGGTAGTAGAGGGACGGTAGAGGGGTAGTAGAGGAGTGGTAGAGGAGTAGTAGAGGGGTAGTAGAGGGGCGGTAGAGGGACAGTAGATGGGTAGTAGAGGGGTAGAAGAGGAGTGGTAGAGGGACGGTAGAGGGGTAATAGAGGGACAGTAGAGGGGTAGTAGAGGAGTGGTAGAGGAGTAGTAGAGGGGTAGTAGAGGAGTGGTAGAGGCGTAGTAGATGGGCAGTAGAGGGGCGGTAGAGGGTAGTAGAGGGGCGGTAGAGGGGCGGTAGAGAAGCAGTAGAGGGGTAGTAGAGGGGCGGTAGAGGGACAGTAGAGGAGCGGTAGAGGGTAGTAGGGTGGTAGTAGAGGAGGGGCAGTAGAGGGGTAGTAGAGGGGCAGTAGAGGATGGTAGTAGAGGGGCAGTAGAGGGGTAGTAGAGGGGCATTAGAAGGGCAGTAGAGGAGCAGTAGAGGGGCAGTAGAGGGTAGTAGAGGGACAGTAGAGGGACGGTAGAGGGGTAGTCTCAGTCTCCATTAGGTCTCAGCAGAGTACAGACAGAATGCTCCATTTATTTCTGAATGTGAAACGTTGAGCATTAGTGAACTTTGAGTCGATgggttgtatttttctttttctttattgtaaaactctaaaaacaacagattaaaTCAGAGACATTTTATTAAGTATATAATAATGAGGACGAGACTAAGTCCAGTGAAAGTGACCACACATCATTGAAGTGCTCTCTGCCTTGGTAGCTGCCCTGTCAGGTCTCATCAGTGAGCAGCCAGGCCTGGCACAGCGGGGGACGTCCTAGGTCTATTGCCCACTATAGATTGTCTCTTCCTGACCAGGCCTAAAAGTGGGTCGTCCTGTCTGGGTTTGGAACTGACCCAGGGCCAACGACAAGTttaggaaaagagaagaaaagagatggAGATTTGTGAAAACCATGAGAGGATCAGACAAAGGCTCAGTGGGTCACAACAACCAGAGAAGTTGCACTTCACAGTGAACTTGATTTAAATTGCTCTGAGTTGACAGAGTTTGAGTGAAGCCCTGAAAGATTAATGAATGCAGAGGAACTTTATCGTCTGAACCAAATCCGCGAGAGACACTGTGGTGATCAACATCATCTTCGCCAAGCGAATGTTGTGGTGATAGAATGTTGGCATCAAAAAAACAGAGTGACATCGCCTGCATACACGCGAGTAAACAAACTGGGCGCCAGTATCTTTGCTCTTCTAGGTGGGTGGAGATCAGTGTCTTACAATTGGATCACTTACTGGGTTGTTTTGAAAGTCGTAGGGTCAGACACTTTTTAATGGGGCTTGAAATGAGCTGGCATCAAACTCAGGAGATGTCACTGACTGTTTCATAAGCTCTGTtcctcgtctttctctctcttgtgttGGATTCTCGGATGTTTGAGGGGCTGAGGCTGCGTCTCCTGCTCCATATCTGTCTGCTtgtgttggagtgtgtgtgaagtgatCAGAGACGGCGGAGTAGAAGACTCGACCGGGTCAGCACCTCTCACAGACTTTTGTCTCGATATGAAGTGACGCAGagggattttttaaaaagttgtctGGTGTTGAACTTTTGTTAAACCTTCACCTCTTCATTTAAAGTTTATCAATATTGAACACATCGCAATCTCAAAAAATGTCCACGCTGCACTTTAACAATCCACAAGTAGGAAGCTGATAAGACGTATGGTTCTCGATACGCGAGCCACATACGGATTTCTGGAATTAAAGTTTATAGTTAAATGGTTAATTATGAACATCTCCTGCAtctatatttttcttgtttataGTCAAGAGACCAGGAATGCAGTGACGTCTCTCACCTCAGGATACGATCTGTAATCGTCTTTGGTGAAAATCACTGCAGCTTGtccagaatttaaaaaaatctgaattgaaACCAGGTTTCCAGCTGAACTCTGGCTCATCACAGAACCATTTTAATTTGACTTCAGATTCCAGCCAGGGGCCAGTGGCAGC
This genomic interval from Paralichthys olivaceus isolate ysfri-2021 chromosome 7, ASM2471397v2, whole genome shotgun sequence contains the following:
- the vps9d1 gene encoding VPS9 domain-containing protein 1 isoform X2 produces the protein MVVVEVERMLRLAEQCLERAKSFIEKSADPLDLSTSASASCSPAHSEPHHTTELPVAPAADSGTRSTKTGHSRVSSDGSGEHSPFLPPEVFQRLQTEESQDTSKKELTPIEQASRLNQKLKANYEARLARLAPGQAYQKTSLKLSLQRQMMENLIIAKARQDALQRKMEERRLRLQEEANRRFAASGAMTAEEQEQRSLYTNVLEYEQDHDWPKLWKANMKGNPDDVTLVSRLVSYLLSRSDHPVVKLLRKHQYRVYNRLYPIVSKGCVQSPALLLRPSHSPQHPETQRRTVSTASGSVGNQSFSTGLSSSLSRDFHADSDEEGEEPHPQAMVDRENSFEDLEQFLTQLDWAPPNDSAVDAGSDSELTCDTSTLSEGHVQEQEMRAMKEHLKATVKDIHIAIDQLLSLCLLSFECLNTASSKDLCLASIEEAFFTPLWSALVTLFRKVNMEREQAFETSMKLYQDASPGDIGVPIKLFPQEPDTLQGSYPYESAVQELKLLINDCCPQKKLECIVRTLRVICACAEDYRCFHEGDSSPRTAAIGADDLLPILSYVALRSQCPQLVSECAALEEFIHEGYLIGEEGYCLTSLLSALAYVESLHAGAAQLPADKLV
- the vps9d1 gene encoding VPS9 domain-containing protein 1 isoform X1; translated protein: MAAVSDSGVKPLQNAMKMANVAIQLDGGSKHKEAYCEYLRTINYISHALLEEAASQQEREMVVVEVERMLRLAEQCLERAKSFIEKSADPLDLSTSASASCSPAHSEPHHTTELPVAPAADSGTRSTKTGHSRVSSDGSGEHSPFLPPEVFQRLQTEESQDTSKKELTPIEQASRLNQKLKANYEARLARLAPGQAYQKTSLKLSLQRQMMENLIIAKARQDALQRKMEERRLRLQEEANRRFAASGAMTAEEQEQRSLYTNVLEYEQDHDWPKLWKANMKGNPDDVTLVSRLVSYLLSRSDHPVVKLLRKHQYRVYNRLYPIVSKGCVQSPALLLRPSHSPQHPETQRRTVSTASGSVGNQSFSTGLSSSLSRDFHADSDEEGEEPHPQAMVDRENSFEDLEQFLTQLDWAPPNDSAVDAGSDSELTCDTSTLSEGHVQEQEMRAMKEHLKATVKDIHIAIDQLLSLCLLSFECLNTASSKDLCLASIEEAFFTPLWSALVTLFRKVNMEREQAFETSMKLYQDASPGDIGVPIKLFPQEPDTLQGSYPYESAVQELKLLINDCCPQKKLECIVRTLRVICACAEDYRCFHEGDSSPRTAAIGADDLLPILSYVALRSQCPQLVSECAALEEFIHEGYLIGEEGYCLTSLLSALAYVESLHAGAAQLPADKLV